The Equus asinus isolate D_3611 breed Donkey chromosome 22, EquAss-T2T_v2, whole genome shotgun sequence genome has a segment encoding these proteins:
- the FKBP11 gene encoding peptidyl-prolyl cis-trans isomerase FKBP11 isoform X2, giving the protein MTLRPSLLPLHLLLLLLLSGAVCWAEAGFETESPVRTLQVETLVEPPEPCAEPAAFGDTLHIHYTGSLVDGRVIDTSLTRDPLVIELGQKQVIPGLEQSLLDMCVGEKRRVIIPSHLAYGKRGFPPSIPADAVLQFDVELIALIRANYWQKLVKGILPLVGMAMVPALLGLIGYHLYKKANRPKVSKKKLKEEKRNKSKKK; this is encoded by the exons ATGACCTTGCGCCCCTCACTACTGCCGCtccatctgctgctgctgctgttgctcaGTGGGGCGGTGTGCTGGGCTGAGGCTGGGTTCGAAACCGAAAGTCCCGTTCGGACCCTCCAAGTGGAGACCCTG GTGGAGCCCCCCGAACCGTGTGCGGAGCCTGCTGCCTTTGGAGACACGCTTCATATACACTACACG GGCAGCTTGGTAGATGGACGCGTTATTGACACTTCCCTGACCAGAGACCCTCTGGTTATAGAACTTGGCCAAAAGCAGGTGATCCCAG GTCTGGAGCAGAGCCTTCTAGACATGTGTGTGGG AGAGAAGCGAAGGGTAATCATTCCTTCTCACTTGGCCTATGGAAAACGGGGATTTCCACCGTCTATTCCAG cgGATGCAGTGCTGCAGTTTGACGTGGAGCTGATTGCACTGATCCGAGCCAACTACTGGCAAAAGCTGGTGAAGGGCATTTTGCCTCTGGTAGGCATGGCCATGGTGCCAGCCCTCCTGGGCCTCATTGGGTATCACCTATACAAAAAGGCCAACAGACCTAAAGTCTCCAAAAAGAAGCTCAAGGAAGAGAAACGAAAcaagagcaaaaagaaataa
- the CCDC65 gene encoding dynein regulatory complex subunit 2 has product MPKKGKKAKAPLSDEEQLLLFQQKLLAEEEMAKKKERLLSQFLKDKLAKEEHNSALNLNKINTQWRTVLREVKTRELHKDIEILSQTFERVVDCKDSVIKSLAKDLSEAEEQYAHALRSHMHNIDQLLALQRSRLNLLEESYNLELEALTKEFETERKTIIDQHEKEIHYLQDVFMAMEQNYIDSEYESKLEFQSMWDDLKNKNIEEKHFLRLQLENIVEDLWRRFQDALKNYTDATEDRKIAFETLKVKDEKSSKEIEAQMKKIQRLQESIIILKGKIMAHSRESEEQNQDIRNDKELILVQLRKLKAQRTQARGISQEKLVKLTLESNATLKALRKTVDKGEKILKLAEICRKFETEEEKVLPFYSSVLTPQEQEEIEEINPEELTEELAKVIVDYIGMENFWKRYNKVKLEQLSLQHRHAKLLEINRKLREMLKQYLDGISVSDEVLSQLNPLFIVNHRSNLTQPLSKPTTQPGDKQPPTTYNIVEAAHVISHIL; this is encoded by the exons ATGcctaagaaagggaaaaaggcCAAGGCCCCCCTGTCCGATGAGGAGCAGCTGCTTCTGTTTCAGCAGAAGTTGCTGGCAGAGGAGGAGATggccaagaagaaagagaggctcCTGAGCCAGTTCTTGAAG GACAAGCTGGCCAAGGAGGAACACAACAGTGCTCTGAACCTTAATAAGATTAACACGCAGTGGAGAACCGTTCTTCGAGAAGTCAAGACCAGAGAGCTTCATAAGGACATTGAGATCCTCAGCCAAACATTTGAACGAGTGGTGGACTGCAAGGACAGTGTCATCAAG TCTTTAGCTAAGGACCTGTCAGAAGCTGAGGAACAGTACGCCCATGCCCTGCGCAGCCACATGCACAACATTGACCAGCTGTTGGCCCTGCAGAGAAGCCGGCTTAACCTCCTAGAGGAAAGTTACAATCTGGAGCTGGAGGCCCTAACGAAGGAGTTTGAGACAGAAAG GAAGACAATTATTGACCAACATGAAAAAGAGATTCACTACCTACAAGATGTCTTCATGGCCATGGAGCAGAACTACATAGATTCCGAGTATGAAAGCAAGCTGGAATTCCAGAGCATGTGGGATGATCTCAAAAACAAG AATATAGAAGAGAAGCACTTTCTAAGACTGCAACTGGAGAATATAGTAGAAGATCTGTGGAGGAGGTTCCAGGATGCACTCAAGAATTATACTGATGCCACAGAGGATCGAAAGATTGCCTTCGAGACCCTGAAGGTGAAGGACGAGAAGAGctccaaagagattgaagcacagatgaaaaaaatacaaagactaCAG GAgtccataattattttaaaaggcaaGATCATGGCGCACAGCCGAGAGAGTGAAGAACAGAACCAGGACATTCGTAATGACAAGGAGTTAATCCTTGTACAACTGCGAAAACTTAAGGCGCAAAGGACTCAGGCCCGGGGAATATCACAGGAGAAGCTGGTCAAACTCACCCTGGAAAGTAATGCCACCCTCAAGGCCCTGAGAAAGACTGTCGATAAG GGTGAAAAGATCCTTAAACTTGCTGAAATATGTAGGAAAtttgaaacagaggaagaaaaagtgcTGCCTTTTTATTCATCAGTATTGACTCctcaggagcaggaggagataGAGGAAATTAACCCAGAGGAGCTTACTGAGGAGCTTGCAAAG GTGATAGTGGACTACATAGGGATGGAGAATTTCTGGAAAAGGTACAACAAAGTGAAACTGGAGCAACTGAGCCTCCAACACAGACATGCCAAGTTGTTAGAAATCAACAGGAAACTGCGGGAGATGCTCAAGCAGTACTTGGATGGCATCTCAGTGAGTGATGAAGTGCTGAGCCAGCTCAACCCACTCTTCATTGTCAACCATCGAAGCAACTTAACCCAGCCCTTGTCCAAACCTACAACCCAGCCAGGTGACAAACAACCTCCAACCACTTACAACATCGTTGAAGCAGCCCACGTGATCTCTCACATCCTGTGA
- the FKBP11 gene encoding peptidyl-prolyl cis-trans isomerase FKBP11 isoform X1 yields the protein MTLRPSLLPLHLLLLLLLSGAVCWAEAGFETESPVRTLQVETLVEPPEPCAEPAAFGDTLHIHYTGMLGCSCKDCRRPAAQGSLVDGRVIDTSLTRDPLVIELGQKQVIPGLEQSLLDMCVGEKRRVIIPSHLAYGKRGFPPSIPADAVLQFDVELIALIRANYWQKLVKGILPLVGMAMVPALLGLIGYHLYKKANRPKVSKKKLKEEKRNKSKKK from the exons ATGACCTTGCGCCCCTCACTACTGCCGCtccatctgctgctgctgctgttgctcaGTGGGGCGGTGTGCTGGGCTGAGGCTGGGTTCGAAACCGAAAGTCCCGTTCGGACCCTCCAAGTGGAGACCCTG GTGGAGCCCCCCGAACCGTGTGCGGAGCCTGCTGCCTTTGGAGACACGCTTCATATACACTACACG GGAATGCTAGGCTGTAGCTGCAAGGATTGCCGCCGCCCAGCGGCCCAG GGCAGCTTGGTAGATGGACGCGTTATTGACACTTCCCTGACCAGAGACCCTCTGGTTATAGAACTTGGCCAAAAGCAGGTGATCCCAG GTCTGGAGCAGAGCCTTCTAGACATGTGTGTGGG AGAGAAGCGAAGGGTAATCATTCCTTCTCACTTGGCCTATGGAAAACGGGGATTTCCACCGTCTATTCCAG cgGATGCAGTGCTGCAGTTTGACGTGGAGCTGATTGCACTGATCCGAGCCAACTACTGGCAAAAGCTGGTGAAGGGCATTTTGCCTCTGGTAGGCATGGCCATGGTGCCAGCCCTCCTGGGCCTCATTGGGTATCACCTATACAAAAAGGCCAACAGACCTAAAGTCTCCAAAAAGAAGCTCAAGGAAGAGAAACGAAAcaagagcaaaaagaaataa